From Salvelinus sp. IW2-2015 linkage group LG18, ASM291031v2, whole genome shotgun sequence, a single genomic window includes:
- the rhot2 gene encoding mitochondrial Rho GTPase 2 → MKRDVRILLLGEPKVGKTSLIMSLVGEEFPEHVPLRAEEITIPADVTPEKVPTHIVDYSETEQTDEVLREEIIKANVVCVVYDVTQEETIDKIRTKWIPLVNGEAEKGNKVPIILVGNKSDLRSGSSMETILPIMNQFSEIETCVECSAKNLKNISELFYYAQKAVLHPTAPLYDPEDKQLKSMCVRALSRVFSISDQDHDRILSDTELNCFQKSCFGNPLASQALEDVKTVVWKNTSDGVQDNGLTLNGFLFLNTLFIQRGRHETTWTILRKFGYDDSLELTDDYLYPQLRVPVGCTTELNHLGHQFLQRLFDKYDEDKDSALSPAELKNLFSVFPYMPWGADVYTAVSTTDEGYISNHGYMCQWTLSAYLDIHRCLEYLGYLGYPILTEQDSQTTAVTVTREKAMDLEKSQTQRSVFLCKVIGPRGTGKSAFLQAFLGRNTAREECSTGAFSLYTINTVQVSNQEKFLILYEVDVETKFLKESDAVCDVACLMYDVSDPHSFDYCASIYKQHYMDSSIPCVMVASKADLPEVRQLHGMTPAEFCYKHRLPPPLPFSGLSLDSTSKNIYTKLAWAAMFPHLNGSDMSNTSFWLRVTLGAAVVAVLGFAMYRAFARQK, encoded by the exons ATGAAACGAGATGTCAGGATACTGTTATTGGGGGAAC CCAAGGTGGGCAAAACATCACTCATCATGTCATTGGTTGGGGAGGAATTTCCTGAGCAT GTGCCCCTCCGAGCTGAGGAGATCACTATCCCTGCCGATGTCACTCCAGAGAAGGTTCCCACACACATAGTGGACTACTCAG AAACGGAACAGACAGATGAGGTCCTCAGAGAGGAGATTATCAAG GCCaacgtggtgtgtgtggtctatgACGTCACCCAGGAGGAAACTATAGACAAG ATCCGAACAAAATGGATCCCCTTGGTAAATGGCGAAGCAGAGAAGGGGAATAA AGTTCCCATAATCCTAGTGGGGAATAAATCGGACCTTCGCTCTGGGAGCTCCATGGAGACAATTCTACCTATCATGAACCAGTTTTCTGAGATTGAGACCTGTGTAGAG TGTTCTGCCAAGAACCTGAAGAACATCTCTGAACTGTTCTACTACGCTCAGAAGGCTGTGCTCCACCCCACCGCCCCACTCTACGACCCGGAAGACAAACAG TTAAAGTCAATGTGTGTCCGAGCACTCAGCCGAGTCTTCAGCATCTCAGACCAGGACCATGACCGCATCCTCAGTGACACTGAACTCAACTGCTTCCAG AAATCGTGCTTCGGGAACCCTctagcctctcaagctctggagGACGTGAAGACTGTGGTGTGGAAGAACACAAGCGACGGGGTGCAGGACAACGGCCTTACCCTGAACG GCTTCCTGTTCCTCAACACGTTGTTCATCCAGAGGGGTCGGCACGAGACCACGTGGACCATCCTGAGGAAGTTTGGTTACGATGACTCGCTGGAGCTGACGGATGACTACCTATACCCACA GTTACGGGTGCCCGTGGGCTGCACCACCGAGCTCAATCATCTGGGTCACCAGTTTCTCCAGAGGCTGTTTGACAAGTATGACGAG GATAAGGACTCTGCCCTCTCTCCCGCGGAGCTCAAGAATCTCTTTAGTGTGTTTCCCTACATGCCCTGGGGCGCAGACGTGTACACGGCGGTCTCAACCACAGACGAGGGTTACATCTCCAATCATGGCTACATGTGTCAATGGAC TCTTTCAGCGTACCTTGACATCCATCGCTGTCTGGAGTACTTGGGATACCTGGGCTACCCTATTCTCACTGAGCAGGACTCCCAAACCACTGCAGTCACAG TGACGCGGGAGAAGGCTATGGACCTGGAGAAGAGCCAGACTCAGCGGTCAGTGTTCCTATGTAAGGTGATCGGACCACGGGGTACTGGGAAGTCTGCCTTCCTCCAGGCCTTCCTCGGCCGAAACACAGCG AGAGAGGAGTGTTCCACCGGTGCATTTTCCCTCTACACCATAAACACTGTTCAAGTTAGCAACCAGGAGAAGTTCCTCATC CTCTACGAGGTGGATGTGGAAACAAAGTTCCTAAAGGAGTCGGACGCAGTGTGTGACGTAGCCTGTCTCATGTATGATGTCAGCGACCCCCACTCCTTCGACTACTGTGCCAGCATCTACAAG CAACACTACATGGACAGCAGTATTCCCTGTGTGATGGTGGCCTCCAAAGCAGACCTCCCCGAGGTGAGACAGCTCCACGGGATGACCCCGGCAGAGTTCTGCTACAAACACCGACTGCCTCCGCCGCTCCCCTTCTCCGGCCTGTCCCTGGACTCCACCAGCAAGAACATCTACACCAAGCTGGCCTGGGCCGCCATGTTCCC ACACCTGAACGGCTCCGACATGAGCAATACATCCTTCTGGCTGAGAGTGACGCTAGGAGCAGCAGTAGTCGCGGTCCTAGGCTTTGCCATGTACAGAGCTTTCGCCCGACAGAAATGA
- the LOC111978052 gene encoding adhesion G protein-coupled receptor E3-like: protein MLVLPFHFLLTSVVFACGHLLKPPPSLPVTSFAITMTGLMYCVVFVRSEVICIHGFPLELNCDPFATQSTPEQTLPGFDSLLSLLRNNCLVLSNSSGLAGATEKTGEALLTVLANVTAVLQLQYNGQGGNSGKVTTLLRTVENSIRLIAPQLRENVSRINTSHTEVEVVVRMDRTPPRGPVRLTNENIQLDTTWETAIGDDTNYPGFGFAILLSYKSLQTLTNSSEQLSSRVVTVSVSNPNTTNLSEPIILTFNHLKSSDANTTCVYWSEDGEGVWSIQGCTSVMSNSTHTVCSCTHLSSFALLRGIQENKKCRQLPLVMWAGASVALACAVLSLLMTLWCRFISKKSNGGSRPEQHFNL from the exons ATGCTTGTTCTACCTTTTCATTTTCTGCTGACCTCAGTTGTCTTCGCTTGTGGCCATCTTTTGAAACCTCCACCCAGCCTACCAGTTACCAGTTTCGCAATCACGATGACCGGCctgatgtattgtgttgtatttgtaCGATCTGAGGTCATCTGCATTCATGGTTTTCCTTTAGAGCTGAATTGTGACCCTTTTGCAACTCAGAGTACACCTGAACAG actcTACCAGGTTTTGACAGCCTCTTGTCTCTCCTGAGAAACAACTGTTTGGTGTTGAGTAACTCCTCTGGGTTGGCTGGAGCTACAGAAAAGACTGGAGAGGCGCTTTTGACA GTCCTGGCCAATGTCACTGCTGTTCTTCAACTCCAGTACAATGGTCAAGGTGGTAACAGCGGTAAAGTGACTACGCTACTGAGGACAGTAGAAAACTCTATCAGACTGATTGCTCCacagctgagagaaaatgtgagCAGGATAAATACAAGCCATACAG AGGTAGAAGTTGTGGTGAGGATGGACAGGACACCACCCCGAGGACCAGTCAGACTGACGAATGAAAACATCCAACTTGACACCACCTGGGAGACGGCGATCGGAGATGACACAAATTACCCAG GATTTGGGTTTGCCATTTTGCTCAGCTACAAGAGTCTGCAGACTTTGACCAACAGCTCTGAGCAGCTCTCCTCCAGAGTGGTGACTGTATCTGTTAGCAACCCCAACACAACAAACCTGTCTGAACCTATCATTCTCACCTTCAATCACTTGAAG TCCAGTGATGCGAATACCACCTGTGTTTATTGGTCAGAGGATGGTGAGGGGGTGTGGTCAATCCAGGGCTGCACCTCAGTGATGTCCAACTCCACCCACACTGTGTGCTCCTGCACCCATCTCAGCAGCTTTGCCCTGCTCAGGGGAATCCAAGAGAATAAG AAATGCAGACAGTTGCCGTTGGTGATGTGGGCGGGCGCTTCCGTGGCGCTGGCTTGTGCGGTCCTATCCCTGCTCATGACCCTGTGGTGTCGCTTTATCAGCAAAAAGAGCAATGGAGGGAGCCGACCAGAACAGCATTTTAACCTCTAA
- the LOC139029144 gene encoding WD repeat-containing protein 90-like: MTRFFHAARKRHFARVGVAVLEASCGSACWSPVVSPSKGDACVVGGYSDGTLRIFRLASSEMELKLHPHPVAVTAIQYSANGQVILSAGRDGLMAVSSPVTGLTVRLISDHKGAPITTIQCVKKQYKEFGLEGNEMWLAASTDRRVSVWAADWMKDKCELLDWLTFPAPANPEESDSLPPSLAAFSPIDPGLVVYTGYGVERELSFYSLAKKRVIKKIALSHWAMCFSLSSKGRLIAVGSKERVLKLIKSSSGRFQDFLHHSDSLQTCRFSPSGKLLFTVAYNEILLWEVQGL, translated from the exons AGCTGTGGTAGTGCGTGCTGGAGCCCGGTCGTCAGTCCCTCTAAAGGAGATGCCTGTGTGGTGGGGGGGTACAGCGACGGGACCCTAAGGATCTTTCGCCTGGCCTCCTCAGAGATGGAGCTCAAGCTGCACCCGCACCCTGTGGCCGTCACCGCCATCCAGTACTCTGCtaacg GTCAGGTGATCCTCTCTGCGGGGAGGGACGGCCTGATGGCTGTCAGCAGCCCAGTAACCGGGCTTACCGTCCGACTTATCAGCGACCACAAGGGGGCACCCATCACTACCATCCAGTGTGTGAAGAAACAG TACAAAGAATTTGGGCTTGAAGGAAACGAGATGTGGTTGGCTGCCAGTACAGACAGACGGGTCAGCGTTTGGGCAGCTGATTGGATGAAGGACAAGTGTGAGCTCCTGGACTGGCTCACATTTCCAGCCCCTGCCAATCCTGAG GAGTCAGACAGCCTTCCCCCCAGCCTGGCTGCTTTCAGCCCCATAGACCCTGGCCTGGTGGTGTACACAGGctatggagtggagagagagctgTCCTTCTACAGCCTGGCCAAGAAACGGGTCATAAAGAAGATTGCCCTGTCCCATTGGGCCATGTGCTTCAGCCTCTCCTCCAAGGGTCGCCTCATAGCTGTGGGCTCAAAAG agcgaGTGCTGAAGCTCATCAAATCATCCAGTGGTAGGTTCCAGGACTTCCTCCACCACAGTGACTCTTTGCAGACCTGTCGATTCTCCCCCTCAGGGAAACTCCTTTTTACCGTTGCCTACAATGAGATCCTGCTATGGGAGGTGCAGGGCCTTTAG